In Prochlorococcus marinus str. MIT 1214, one DNA window encodes the following:
- a CDS encoding DUF3721 domain-containing protein: protein MSFSLMGCSGNSQTNGTPALFETKAEAEKAAKNFNCTGAHKMGDKWMPCKRHTDHESHDGHHHHH from the coding sequence ATGTCGTTTTCACTGATGGGATGCTCAGGTAATTCCCAAACAAACGGAACTCCTGCACTTTTTGAAACGAAAGCAGAAGCTGAAAAAGCAGCAAAAAATTTCAATTGCACTGGAGCTCATAAGATGGGAGATAAATGGATGCCTTGCAAAAGGCATACAGATCATGAATCTCATGATGGGCATCACCATCATCACTAA
- a CDS encoding metal ABC transporter permease: MSFINTNWWIIPLLITSFSGVLCPAMGTVLITHKRLLQVNLISHCVLPGLALAMALGIDPSIGGVLSGLVGAIAAESLTNKKNQNYEAVMNTILAGSMGLGVLLIPLLGIRIDLEAVLFGDLLTANLSDLLRTLIAFSAFICLMLFGYDKLVHIGLDPEGAASSGVNVSFLNLALGFTTALVIVSSMSAVGVILVIALLSTPTLLGLQKASSLWVAMIRSSIFGLVLSIVGFSFAMFMNLPPGPLISVLCVISLILLPRNN, encoded by the coding sequence ATGTCTTTTATCAATACAAATTGGTGGATAATTCCTCTTCTGATAACTTCCTTTTCAGGAGTGCTTTGTCCTGCCATGGGGACAGTATTGATAACTCATAAAAGGCTTCTTCAAGTCAATTTAATTTCACATTGTGTTTTGCCAGGACTTGCCTTGGCTATGGCGCTTGGCATTGACCCATCTATTGGAGGTGTCTTAAGCGGATTAGTGGGAGCTATTGCAGCAGAGAGTTTGACAAATAAGAAAAATCAAAATTATGAAGCTGTAATGAATACAATTCTTGCTGGTTCGATGGGACTTGGAGTTTTGCTTATACCTTTACTTGGAATCAGGATTGATTTAGAGGCTGTTTTGTTTGGAGATTTATTAACTGCAAATTTGAGCGATTTATTAAGAACTTTGATTGCGTTCTCGGCATTCATTTGCCTAATGCTTTTTGGGTACGACAAGCTTGTTCATATTGGTTTAGACCCAGAAGGAGCTGCCTCAAGTGGCGTTAATGTGTCTTTTTTAAATTTAGCTCTGGGATTTACCACTGCACTTGTCATTGTGAGCTCAATGTCAGCAGTCGGGGTCATCCTTGTGATTGCGTTACTCTCAACTCCAACTTTGTTGGGTTTACAGAAAGCTAGCTCTCTATGGGTTGCGATGATTAGATCTTCCATATTTGGATTAGTTTTATCGATCGTTGGTTTTTCGTTCGCTATGTTTATGAATTTGCCTCCAGGCCCACTTATTAGTGTTCTTTGTGTAATTTCATTGATCTTGCTTCCAAGGAATAATTAG
- a CDS encoding Fur family transcriptional regulator, protein MNTSKPDITKRQQQLLNELKKCTDELSGQELHRKLHNGEKAMGLTTVYRNLQALVKQGLIRSRHLPNGEVFYAPVERDIHHLTCVSCGETTQLQGCPVKTMHAPPKASKKFELLFHTLEYFGLCQNCSQELNA, encoded by the coding sequence ATGAATACAAGCAAGCCTGACATCACTAAGAGACAGCAACAGCTTCTCAATGAACTCAAAAAATGTACTGATGAATTGAGTGGACAAGAACTGCATAGAAAACTTCATAATGGTGAAAAGGCAATGGGTTTAACGACTGTATACAGGAACTTGCAAGCGTTAGTAAAGCAAGGCTTGATACGCTCGAGGCATCTCCCGAACGGTGAGGTCTTTTATGCCCCAGTTGAAAGAGATATTCATCATTTAACTTGCGTAAGCTGCGGAGAAACCACTCAATTGCAGGGATGCCCCGTCAAAACAATGCACGCACCCCCTAAAGCCTCTAAAAAATTTGAGCTGTTGTTTCATACTCTTGAATACTTTGGTCTCTGCCAAAATTGTTCCCAAGAATTGAATGCTTGA
- a CDS encoding ABC transporter ATP-binding protein: MSSLIAENVTYSYSSNIKPALSKVSLKLEQGTLTALVGPNGAGKSTLLSLLQGSSKPDQGEITVDGKPLNNNRSQVALMPQRGKLNWNFPITVEGLVALGRVNHSKSTCCELEAALQRVGISHLAKRRLDALSGGQQQRALLAKTLMNPAKIFLLDEPCSAFDPPAKEDFLLIIRQLADSGLTVFVSSHDWGTSLNAYDKVVVLDKIILASGNPEEVQEKLSSINYLRWKI, from the coding sequence ATGTCTAGTTTGATTGCTGAAAATGTGACATATTCCTATTCGAGTAATATCAAACCTGCTTTAAGCAAGGTTTCTCTAAAGCTTGAGCAAGGTACTTTGACTGCTCTTGTTGGTCCGAATGGCGCTGGTAAGTCTACATTATTAAGCTTGCTGCAAGGTAGTAGCAAGCCGGATCAAGGAGAAATTACTGTTGACGGAAAGCCTTTGAATAATAATCGATCTCAAGTGGCTTTAATGCCTCAGAGGGGAAAGCTGAATTGGAATTTTCCAATTACTGTTGAAGGATTAGTTGCTTTGGGCCGAGTAAATCATTCTAAATCCACTTGTTGTGAATTAGAAGCGGCTCTTCAACGTGTTGGAATATCTCATTTGGCAAAAAGGCGACTTGATGCTTTATCTGGTGGTCAGCAACAAAGAGCATTACTCGCCAAAACCTTGATGAATCCTGCCAAAATTTTTCTTCTTGATGAACCGTGTTCCGCCTTTGATCCTCCTGCAAAAGAAGACTTCCTATTAATCATCCGTCAGTTAGCTGATTCGGGGCTGACGGTTTTCGTTAGTAGTCACGATTGGGGGACGTCCTTAAATGCTTATGACAAGGTTGTTGTTCTAGATAAGATTATTTTAGCTTCTGGCAACCCCGAAGAGGTGCAGGAAAAACTTAGTTCAATTAATTATCTGAGATGGAAAATATAG
- a CDS encoding metal ABC transporter solute-binding protein, Zn/Mn family — MSNFSNQSKKAKPIINKTVLKSSLVAGAFLFSGINQSAQANSKPIVAVEPLVCDVVSAIAPPSTPITCLIDRKQDVHDVKITPRQAQTLKSANQVFTLGSEMTPAMKKWLDNPLTVVVGVSAIEIDDHHDDHDDHSAAKDDDHDDHSAAKHDDHDDHDDHGDAHGEGAFEWAGVFDLSAGTYKWSFAKVDGDYADPAMKMVILNSGDIEASEELAKELLGSQNSETKRNNDKLVAQEKAYFLSFNEKKDITTFTVEIKKAGKYAFFTEHMPFEFEADEHFFKDISGDDVEPIAQVPDEGDHHHHHDHGGLDPHIWHDPHNIIKMGNVISKNINKKISFFDRETKKVLKERTQAVNSILEDLDLWTQKQVATIPTDRRTIVSKHKAMEYYGDAFGLKTLSLLDYVGDSSSLRPETISTVIAELKEENVKVLFAEQKPPSKLLKNLSRQTSTPIARNQIFVDGLMLEGNTVSVAVHNTCTIVDSLGGECDEKEGDELESKWSDLTNP; from the coding sequence ATGTCGAATTTTTCTAATCAGTCCAAAAAGGCTAAGCCCATAATCAATAAAACAGTTCTCAAAAGTTCTCTTGTTGCTGGAGCATTTTTATTTTCTGGAATTAATCAAAGTGCACAGGCAAATTCAAAACCAATTGTTGCCGTAGAGCCATTAGTCTGCGATGTCGTTTCTGCGATTGCACCACCTTCAACACCTATAACCTGCTTAATTGATAGAAAACAAGATGTTCATGATGTCAAAATCACTCCAAGGCAAGCTCAAACACTAAAAAGTGCAAACCAAGTATTTACTCTTGGTTCAGAGATGACCCCTGCAATGAAAAAATGGTTAGATAATCCTTTAACTGTTGTTGTAGGCGTAAGTGCAATAGAAATAGACGATCATCATGACGATCACGATGATCATTCAGCTGCTAAGGATGATGACCACGACGATCATTCAGCTGCTAAGCATGACGATCATGACGACCACGATGATCATGGCGATGCCCATGGAGAGGGAGCTTTTGAATGGGCTGGTGTTTTTGATCTTTCAGCAGGAACATACAAATGGTCTTTTGCCAAAGTCGATGGAGACTATGCTGATCCTGCAATGAAAATGGTTATTCTCAACTCTGGTGATATTGAAGCATCAGAAGAGCTTGCTAAAGAATTATTAGGGTCTCAGAATTCAGAAACTAAACGCAATAATGACAAACTTGTTGCGCAGGAAAAAGCATATTTTCTCTCATTTAATGAGAAGAAAGACATCACAACATTTACTGTAGAAATCAAAAAAGCTGGTAAATATGCATTCTTTACTGAGCATATGCCTTTTGAATTTGAAGCCGACGAACATTTCTTTAAGGATATTTCAGGCGACGATGTTGAACCGATTGCTCAAGTCCCAGATGAAGGCGATCACCATCATCACCATGACCATGGTGGGCTAGATCCTCATATCTGGCATGACCCTCATAACATCATCAAGATGGGAAATGTCATTTCTAAAAATATCAATAAGAAAATTTCCTTCTTTGACAGAGAAACAAAAAAAGTTTTAAAAGAGAGGACTCAAGCCGTTAATTCTATTTTGGAAGATCTCGATTTATGGACTCAAAAACAAGTTGCCACAATTCCTACTGATCGAAGGACAATCGTTTCTAAGCACAAAGCGATGGAATATTACGGTGATGCATTTGGCTTGAAGACTTTAAGTCTATTAGATTACGTTGGTGATTCTTCCAGCCTCAGACCAGAGACTATTTCAACGGTAATAGCTGAGCTGAAAGAAGAAAACGTAAAAGTATTATTCGCTGAGCAAAAGCCTCCTTCCAAGCTATTGAAAAACCTGAGCAGACAAACTTCCACCCCTATTGCAAGAAATCAGATCTTTGTTGATGGTCTAATGCTAGAAGGGAATACTGTTTCAGTAGCAGTACACAACACATGTACAATTGTTGATTCGCTTGGTGGAGAATGTGACGAGAAAGAGGGTGATGAACTTGAGAGTAAATGGAGTGATTTAACTAACCCTTAA
- a CDS encoding CobW family GTP-binding protein: protein MSIKEKVPVTILTGFLGSGKTTLLNRILSEEHGKKIAVIENEYGEVGIDQGLVINADEEVFEMSNGCICCTVRGDLIRVLGNLMKRRDKFDYVLVETTGLADPGPVAQTFFMDDEIREEFSLDGIVTLVDAAHIEQQLGRSDESSEQVAFADVLVLNKTDLVSDESLDNLESRLRDMNRMARVIRSKQADVSIDTVLNLSAFDLDQVLQRRPTFLEPEYPFEWTGVFSLEKGRYELTLEEGPDPTMSLVQLLDQGKDETALNTGAESCVRLYAEQEQLMNPGDLVPVGKHVSLQLQSEGTKSFFIDVDKARDIGLFTQHTAEEFNMKLTKVNTPSTDEIDNDQNISTISPIAERVWVAEHEHDDEVGSFAIEREGNVDPEKLNRWLSRLLSVKGVDIFRTKGFISYAGESKRIVFQGVHMLFTAQPDKEWGNEPRRNQLVFIGRNLDEAEMIKEFDKCLV, encoded by the coding sequence ATGAGCATTAAGGAAAAAGTACCGGTGACCATATTGACTGGTTTCCTAGGATCTGGCAAAACTACTCTACTTAATCGAATCCTGAGCGAAGAACATGGTAAAAAAATAGCTGTTATTGAAAATGAATATGGTGAAGTTGGTATTGATCAAGGATTAGTAATCAATGCTGACGAAGAGGTCTTCGAGATGTCCAATGGTTGCATTTGCTGCACCGTTCGGGGTGATCTTATTCGTGTACTTGGAAACCTCATGAAGAGGCGAGACAAATTTGACTATGTATTAGTTGAAACTACTGGCCTTGCTGATCCTGGTCCTGTCGCTCAGACATTCTTTATGGACGATGAAATCCGTGAGGAGTTTTCACTTGATGGAATAGTCACACTTGTTGATGCAGCCCATATAGAGCAACAACTTGGTCGAAGTGATGAGAGTTCGGAGCAAGTTGCCTTTGCTGACGTCCTTGTTCTAAATAAAACCGATCTAGTTTCAGATGAATCACTCGACAACTTAGAATCACGGCTACGCGACATGAATCGTATGGCTCGTGTCATACGCAGTAAACAAGCAGACGTCTCAATTGATACTGTGCTAAATCTAAGTGCTTTTGATCTAGATCAAGTACTTCAGCGTCGTCCAACTTTTCTTGAACCAGAATACCCATTTGAGTGGACAGGTGTTTTTTCACTTGAAAAAGGTCGCTATGAGCTTACGCTCGAAGAAGGTCCAGACCCCACAATGTCTCTTGTCCAGTTATTAGACCAAGGTAAAGACGAGACAGCTCTTAACACAGGTGCTGAATCATGCGTGAGACTCTACGCAGAACAAGAACAACTTATGAATCCAGGGGATTTGGTTCCAGTCGGCAAGCATGTGAGCCTTCAACTTCAATCCGAAGGGACTAAGTCCTTCTTCATAGATGTTGATAAGGCAAGGGATATAGGTCTATTCACGCAACATACAGCCGAAGAATTTAATATGAAATTAACGAAAGTAAATACTCCTTCTACAGACGAGATAGATAATGATCAGAACATCTCTACAATTTCTCCAATAGCTGAGAGGGTTTGGGTAGCTGAACACGAACACGATGACGAAGTAGGTTCATTCGCTATCGAGCGAGAGGGTAATGTAGATCCGGAGAAACTCAATAGATGGCTAAGTCGACTTTTGTCTGTGAAAGGTGTGGATATATTTCGCACTAAAGGTTTCATTAGTTATGCGGGTGAATCTAAGCGAATAGTTTTTCAAGGAGTACACATGCTCTTCACAGCACAACCTGATAAAGAATGGGGCAATGAACCTCGCCGTAACCAACTCGTCTTTATCGGTAGAAATCTTGATGAAGCAGAAATGATCAAGGAGTTTGATAAATGCCTGGTATAG
- a CDS encoding WD40 repeat domain-containing protein, producing MPGIEAFSPKGMLHESWSAQANDYAIVCGWALQGKTFLVGDVAGGLYAFEGISGKLIWQIKDIHKGGLLAMSIHPNGKTFATAGQDGHVNIWESQKGTSTKTLELGKGWVEHIKWSPDGKFLAVVFTKYVYVFDDKGQEHWRSDEHPSTVSAIAWSNSNELATACYGQVTFFDVVNDKINQKLEWRGSLVSMVLSPDGDIVACGSQDNSVHFWRRSTDQDSEMTGYPGKPSHLAFDQTGTVLATGGSDRVTVWSFQGDGPEGTVPGELLLHTEPISCLAFSHSGMLLASGARDGSVFSWFLQKDGQGDPVGGAFAGDLVSQIAWHPDDTALAAINANGGITVWEFKVRTKTSAQGFG from the coding sequence ATGCCTGGTATAGAAGCATTTAGTCCCAAGGGAATGCTTCATGAAAGTTGGTCTGCTCAAGCTAACGACTACGCGATTGTCTGCGGCTGGGCACTACAAGGTAAAACTTTTTTAGTAGGTGATGTCGCTGGTGGGCTTTATGCATTTGAGGGAATATCTGGAAAGCTCATTTGGCAAATAAAAGACATACATAAAGGTGGCTTACTCGCAATGTCTATACATCCAAATGGAAAGACTTTTGCAACTGCTGGGCAAGATGGACATGTAAATATATGGGAAAGCCAAAAGGGTACGTCAACTAAAACTTTGGAACTTGGGAAAGGATGGGTTGAGCACATCAAGTGGTCCCCAGACGGAAAATTTTTAGCTGTAGTTTTTACTAAATACGTCTATGTTTTTGATGATAAAGGTCAAGAACATTGGCGATCAGATGAGCATCCCAGCACTGTCAGCGCGATTGCTTGGTCTAATTCAAATGAATTAGCAACAGCATGCTATGGCCAAGTCACTTTTTTTGATGTAGTAAACGACAAGATCAATCAAAAGTTGGAATGGCGAGGCTCACTAGTATCGATGGTGCTTAGTCCAGATGGAGACATAGTGGCATGCGGCAGCCAAGATAATTCTGTTCATTTCTGGCGTCGTTCAACTGATCAAGATTCAGAGATGACAGGCTACCCAGGTAAACCAAGCCACCTAGCTTTTGATCAAACCGGCACAGTCCTTGCTACTGGGGGTAGTGATCGCGTGACGGTTTGGAGTTTTCAAGGCGATGGTCCTGAGGGAACTGTACCAGGAGAGTTATTGCTTCATACGGAACCCATTTCATGTCTTGCTTTCTCACACAGCGGGATGCTTTTAGCTTCTGGCGCGAGAGATGGTTCAGTTTTTTCTTGGTTTCTCCAAAAAGATGGTCAGGGTGATCCAGTTGGTGGTGCATTTGCCGGTGACCTTGTAAGCCAAATCGCTTGGCACCCTGATGACACTGCCTTGGCTGCAATAAATGCAAACGGAGGAATTACTGTTTGGGAGTTTAAGGTTCGGACGAAAACGTCAGCTCAAGGATTCGGATAA
- a CDS encoding 2OG-Fe(II) oxygenase: protein MNLIASYRNKGFESVADGVMSFFDRRTDLHRNGIAFSNGSNNDSDPAKISTDISLVAIDRSDPEAFALSEVIVRGVDAGLQKYLQDRPLFSKCSPEQSLFINPIFNIQRYAPGEGFKKWHCDWTISEEATEPVHRVLAWILYCNDVESGGTEFHWQEYHETAERGKLVIFPAGLTHIHRGRVNKTHPKTIATGWINAGSRDSYISRLAR, encoded by the coding sequence ATGAATTTAATAGCTAGTTATAGAAATAAAGGTTTTGAATCTGTTGCAGATGGTGTGATGTCATTTTTCGATCGTCGCACAGACTTGCATCGCAATGGAATCGCCTTCAGCAATGGATCAAATAATGATTCAGATCCTGCAAAAATTTCTACTGATATCAGCCTTGTAGCCATAGATCGTAGCGACCCAGAAGCATTTGCACTCTCTGAGGTCATTGTAAGAGGCGTCGATGCTGGGCTTCAAAAATACCTTCAAGATCGTCCTCTTTTTAGTAAATGCTCCCCAGAACAATCACTATTTATCAATCCAATTTTCAACATACAACGTTACGCCCCTGGAGAAGGATTTAAAAAATGGCATTGTGACTGGACGATTAGCGAAGAAGCAACCGAACCGGTTCATAGAGTTTTAGCCTGGATTCTCTATTGCAATGATGTCGAATCTGGAGGTACAGAATTTCACTGGCAGGAATATCATGAAACAGCTGAACGAGGAAAATTAGTTATTTTCCCTGCTGGTCTTACACATATTCATAGAGGTCGAGTTAATAAGACTCATCCAAAAACGATCGCGACCGGATGGATCAATGCGGGTTCAAGAGATTCATATATTTCTAGACTAGCTCGATAG
- a CDS encoding hemagglutinin, translating to MKLNFVPVNIFRETPEVTFLDASVEGSNGSDVVIHRGGATSPPDLNGFEQYYVHHHQIDNNLVVEGDRTFTLLNPLWDEPHHIIYLHRFMGALQIPIGTFHRSISGKDGSIVINQAIRDKQFESNTEFNPISIENRIDLKQAKSTEPIIWLWKDGEIKRIKYSLFLKVA from the coding sequence ATGAAACTCAATTTTGTGCCGGTTAATATTTTTCGAGAGACTCCTGAAGTAACTTTTTTAGATGCCAGTGTTGAAGGTTCAAATGGTAGTGATGTCGTTATTCATAGAGGAGGAGCAACTTCACCTCCTGATTTAAATGGCTTTGAGCAATATTATGTACACCATCATCAAATAGATAATAATCTTGTAGTTGAGGGAGATAGAACCTTCACACTATTAAATCCTCTTTGGGATGAACCCCATCACATAATTTATCTTCATAGATTCATGGGTGCACTTCAAATACCTATCGGTACATTTCATAGATCAATATCAGGAAAAGATGGAAGTATTGTTATCAATCAGGCAATTAGAGACAAACAATTTGAATCGAATACAGAATTTAATCCTATAAGTATTGAAAACAGAATTGATCTAAAACAAGCAAAATCTACAGAGCCTATTATCTGGTTATGGAAAGATGGAGAAATTAAAAGAATAAAATATTCTCTATTTTTAAAAGTAGCTTAA
- a CDS encoding chlorophyll a/b-binding protein, with amino-acid sequence MSFERLSKTEIVNGRIAMSGVLVILLLEIVSKLSIA; translated from the coding sequence ATGTCCTTCGAAAGATTAAGCAAAACTGAGATAGTTAATGGCAGAATTGCAATGTCAGGTGTATTAGTTATTTTATTACTTGAAATAGTATCTAAGTTAAGTATTGCTTAG
- the urtE gene encoding urea ABC transporter ATP-binding subunit UrtE, with translation MTMLQIKGLNTYYGESHILRDVDMHINQAEMICLIGRNGVGKTTLLKSLIGLLTPRRGEIVFNGDLVNRKPPHQRARSGIAYVPQGREIIPYLTVEENLQLGLEALPGGLAKHKQIDELVYELFPVLKQFLSRKGGDLSGGQQQQLAIARALLGKPKLLLLDEPTEGIQPNIVQDIESAVKRIISETGVGVLLVEQHLHFVRQADRYYAMQRGGIVANGPTSELSKAVVEKFLSV, from the coding sequence ATGACTATGCTTCAGATAAAAGGCTTGAATACCTACTATGGCGAAAGTCATATTCTTCGAGATGTTGATATGCATATCAACCAAGCTGAGATGATTTGTCTTATAGGTCGAAATGGAGTAGGTAAAACAACTTTGCTTAAATCTTTAATAGGATTATTAACTCCACGGCGTGGAGAGATTGTTTTTAATGGAGATTTGGTTAATAGAAAGCCACCTCATCAAAGGGCTCGTTCCGGAATTGCGTATGTTCCCCAAGGACGAGAAATAATACCTTATTTGACTGTCGAGGAAAATCTTCAACTTGGATTGGAAGCTTTACCAGGAGGTTTAGCAAAGCATAAACAGATTGATGAATTGGTATATGAACTTTTCCCTGTCTTAAAACAATTTCTATCTCGTAAAGGAGGTGACTTAAGCGGAGGGCAGCAGCAACAACTTGCAATTGCTCGAGCATTACTTGGGAAACCAAAGTTGCTTTTACTTGATGAACCAACTGAAGGAATACAACCGAATATCGTTCAAGATATTGAGTCTGCAGTTAAAAGGATCATTAGTGAGACTGGTGTTGGGGTTTTATTGGTAGAGCAACATCTGCATTTTGTGAGGCAAGCAGATCGTTATTATGCAATGCAACGCGGAGGCATAGTTGCAAATGGACCAACTAGTGAATTAAGTAAAGCTGTGGTAGAGAAATTCCTTAGTGTTTAA
- the urtD gene encoding urea ABC transporter ATP-binding protein UrtD encodes MTSPLLELKQISVSFEGFLALRDLNLVLNQGDLRAVIGPNGAGKTTFLDVITGKVAPTKGDVIFKEKSLIGQKEFRIARKGIGRKFQSPRIFENLSVQENLALAVSRPKTPLSLLMNSLRVKHLDQIQHLMSIVNLQSKANIRAGALSHGQKQWLEIAMLVGQDPDLLLVDEPVAGLTDEETDLTADLLKSLAGDHTVLVIDHDMEFIRRLDCPVSVLHQGHVLKEGSMSDIQKDPLVIEVYLGKTDEEEQ; translated from the coding sequence ATGACTTCTCCATTGCTAGAGCTAAAACAAATTTCAGTTAGTTTTGAAGGATTCCTTGCTCTCAGAGATCTTAATCTGGTTTTGAATCAGGGTGATCTTAGAGCAGTTATTGGTCCCAACGGTGCAGGTAAAACAACATTCTTAGATGTCATTACAGGGAAAGTAGCACCTACAAAGGGTGACGTGATTTTTAAAGAAAAATCGTTGATTGGTCAAAAAGAGTTTCGCATAGCGCGTAAAGGGATTGGAAGAAAATTTCAAAGTCCTAGGATATTTGAGAATTTATCTGTGCAAGAAAACCTAGCTCTAGCAGTGAGTAGACCTAAAACTCCTTTGTCTTTGTTGATGAATAGTTTAAGGGTTAAGCATTTAGATCAAATTCAACATTTGATGAGTATTGTTAACCTTCAATCAAAAGCCAATATAAGGGCCGGAGCGCTTTCTCATGGTCAAAAACAATGGCTTGAGATTGCGATGCTAGTGGGACAAGACCCTGATCTTTTACTTGTTGATGAACCTGTTGCTGGTTTGACTGATGAAGAAACAGATTTAACTGCTGATCTTCTTAAATCTTTAGCGGGTGATCATACAGTTTTAGTCATTGATCATGATATGGAATTTATTCGTAGACTTGATTGCCCTGTTAGTGTTTTACACCAAGGTCATGTATTGAAAGAGGGTTCCATGAGTGACATACAAAAAGACCCTTTAGTGATAGAGGTTTATCTTGGAAAAACTGATGAGGAAGAACAATGA
- the urtC gene encoding urea ABC transporter permease subunit UrtC translates to MSILSTKKSWINLTIWVLLIALIIAAPSVLPVFRLNLLGRYLSLAIVALGVDLIWGFTGMLSLGQGIFFALGGYCAAMFLQLNSAGEFPNGIPEFFGLYGVEKLPFFWEPFKSSIFTLISIWLIPALIAGLLGYLVFRNRIKGVYFSILTQAALLVFFNFFNGQQKLINGTNGLKTDVTQLFGQMVGSEIMQRWFFWISAVLVILAWFFARWIVRDRFGNILIGIRDDEARVRFTGYNPVIFKTIIFSIAGGLAGISGALYTVQSGIVSPQFMTVPFSIEMVVWVAVGGRGTLLGAILGAVLINYAKSLVSEALPASWMFIQGGLFILVVTALPEGVLGWIRKDGPKKLLFLLGINKKLETYPSLEVNEQGEVKS, encoded by the coding sequence ATGAGTATCCTTTCTACAAAAAAAAGTTGGATTAACTTAACTATTTGGGTATTACTTATTGCCCTAATTATTGCTGCACCCTCAGTGCTTCCTGTTTTTAGATTAAATCTATTAGGAAGATATTTATCGCTTGCAATAGTCGCATTAGGAGTGGATTTGATTTGGGGATTCACAGGAATGTTGAGTTTAGGTCAAGGAATTTTCTTTGCACTTGGTGGATATTGTGCTGCGATGTTCCTCCAATTGAATAGTGCAGGAGAATTCCCAAATGGTATCCCTGAGTTTTTTGGTTTATATGGAGTCGAAAAGCTTCCATTTTTCTGGGAACCTTTTAAAAGTTCAATTTTTACTCTTATTTCCATTTGGCTGATACCGGCTCTTATTGCTGGTCTTCTTGGGTATTTAGTGTTTAGAAATAGAATAAAAGGTGTTTATTTTTCAATCCTTACACAAGCGGCTCTTTTGGTTTTTTTCAATTTCTTTAATGGACAGCAGAAATTGATTAATGGAACAAATGGTTTGAAAACAGATGTAACTCAACTTTTTGGACAAATGGTAGGTTCAGAAATAATGCAAAGATGGTTCTTTTGGATATCAGCTGTTTTAGTAATACTTGCCTGGTTTTTTGCTCGGTGGATTGTTCGAGATAGATTTGGAAATATCCTTATTGGAATTAGAGACGATGAAGCTCGAGTTCGTTTCACTGGATATAATCCAGTAATTTTTAAAACAATAATATTTTCAATAGCAGGAGGATTAGCTGGGATTTCAGGGGCTTTGTATACAGTTCAATCTGGAATAGTTTCTCCACAGTTTATGACTGTCCCTTTCTCTATAGAAATGGTTGTTTGGGTTGCCGTGGGTGGTAGAGGAACTTTGCTAGGCGCAATACTTGGAGCTGTTTTAATTAATTATGCAAAAAGTTTGGTAAGTGAAGCATTACCAGCAAGCTGGATGTTTATTCAAGGTGGATTATTTATTCTTGTTGTAACAGCGCTTCCAGAGGGGGTACTAGGATGGATTAGGAAAGACGGTCCAAAGAAATTATTGTTTTTACTTGGGATTAATAAAAAATTAGAAACATATCCAAGTCTTGAAGTCAATGAACAAGGTGAGGTGAAATCATGA